gtaGATATACAATCACGTATTCCATTCTCCATGCATTATCGTTCCCAGTCGACGATCGTAAGACTAGAAACCGGTGGCACATAAACCATCGCACAAACCTGGTACGGAAGGACGCGGGAGATTTTCCACCCCAAAAGCAGGCTGCCAACTAACCAGCCGACGCCAGCATTAGCTTGATTTCCCCCGAGAACTAATTACATTACGGTGTGAAGtggagcgaaaaataaaagtatgaTCCGAccgtgtgtatatgtgtgtgtggtttaaGGGTAGCGGGTTGCAAAATCCTTTTCCCATACGCGTCCTtgcactcacacatacacacacgcgcgcgcaaaCAAACCCACTAAAATAACGGTTGCTATTTATTCAGACCAATATAGTTCGCTTGTAACGGTCACAGTCCCATACTATGCGATGCCGACCGTTTCGGGTACATTCGAAGACTGCGCTGTGGAGTCGCGTGAAGGAAGCAAGAAAGCTAGATTCTGACGAGGACAATGGGTTTTGGGTGGAAATTCCAATGTGCTTCGTGTGGAAATGCAAATTATTTGCTCCATTTGGCACTCGGGTATGTTAAATTTTCTCTAACCAATGTACTAAAAacattgacacacacacacacacactcaaaaaaggcacacattTGATGTTGagcaaattaattgaaaaatcactcaataaaattaataccATTTCGAAAGCATGTGGGACTGGAAGGCTTCCAAATGGcaaccgaacgaacgaattCACTGACACCCTTTGAAGCTTATTAAATGGGAACGAGTGCACTCCTTTCCTTCATCGACGGCCAAACCTCCGCAACGTTTCGAATTGTTCATGGCACAGGAAGAATAATCGAACGTAGGCCCAGCGAATCATAAAAATAGCTTCTTCACATTGAAAGCCATTTTGGGTCTTAACAGAAAGCAACCTTCTAGCTGTTGCTTTCCTTCGCTTTTCCccgtgggtgtgtgtatgtgtgagtgagagGGTAGAAAACTTAAAACCGAAaaccatgcacacacaaaaaaccctcCTCGCACAGCCTGTGACCCAGCTGCTAAACCCTAGCAAGAGGGGAATCCGAAACAGAGTTGTTTTTATCCGATCAGTAAAAGCGTCTTTCGTATACttgctaccaaaaaaaaaaaaaagaaaaaaaaagacgaacaaaaacaaaacagcaagtCGTTTCGTAACCTTAAACTGCTTCGCAAGCAGCAAAttcgtaaaattttattgtttaccGATAAACCGCAACAACCATAACTTTTCCATTGGTTTGAGAGCGTTGcccatgtatgtatgtgtgggtgAGAGCATTTTCGAATCGAGGACGACAGTTTTGCGCCATTTTGCACGTTCCGTAAACTGGTTTCGGTACAAAAGGAACATGTGATGGGGTGAAGGGAAAGggtttggccttttttttttttgggagtaaTTTTTATAAGTGCATTGGTTCGGTACGGTTGATGCGAGCGGAGCAATGCTAACACCGGCCCGTGTAAAGGCTATGAAAAACTGAGTGAGAAAGCTTTCGAAAGCGGGGTTGCCTGTGTTCATCCTGACGGCTTGCGAGCAGTTAAAGTAAAACGATCATATTTTCATTCATCAAGCGTGTCCTTGGTGGAATGTGGCGGTGAAGTGGTGTCCGCTGCATTTGGCATAAAAATGTAAAGGATGAGCTTTTAGGATGTTTTACTTTCGAAAACAAATGCTAATAAACCTTAAAAAGGACAATTTTTCATGTGTCAGCATTTCATAGCTTTAGGCGTTTTTCTCTCATCAATTAGCTTATCTGTAGAGCAAGCCCGGAAAGGATCAAAACAATTAAAGAATTCTTCTTAGTCAATAAAAACTCTACAATTAGAATCTctcaaacacaaaccaaaaaccgaTTATGTCCAACAAATTCCAGAAACGCACCAAACGATCAACCTTGTTGATACTGATTTGTTCGTTACGGTCCCGCCGTAGCGTAGCGGTGGTAATTCAATCATCTTGTTTTCTGAACCAGGAGCTCTAGTTACAGAGCACGCCGTGGAACAAGAGATGAAACTAACCCACAGATTTAAACAAACCCACACCGAAAGACACAGACCGTTTCGGAAGTGTGATAGCCCCGATCGAACGTTGATTGCACTCAAATAGTAAACTTCTGTTTGGGGTTTCTCTGCTCAGTTCTGGCCGTGGTGACATTCTGGGTTCGCTTCTCACTTACTGCACACCCTGTAACTGTGCCTGTTGGCAAACTTGCTAGATGCGGAGCACTGTGCCTTGCCTGCCCGGAGTGCAATTGAAGCATCGGAAATCACGGTACAGTCTGGCTGACAGCGAAGAATCGTGTCGACATGTCGGTAAAAATAAAGCGGTTGATTCTGTACGTTTCCGTTcgtgcaggtttttttttatttgcctccTCTGTCAGGTAAAACTCATACGGTAGAGGTTCGTTTACCCATCGGAAGTATCATGTACACAGGCTAGTTGGTAGAGAGTACGGTACACGTGTTGAAATTGAGATGGAACCAGGTGCTTCGTTGTAAGGTTGTAAGGACACATAATCAGACCATGTCCGTTCGGTAAAAGAAGAATTGGACAATTTCCTATGCagaaatttggaaaatgttgGTCACACAGGAAAACCTCATACTAGCGAGCCGGGGAGCAGAACGAGCagaataaatttcaaattaaaaccaaTGACATCCAGAGTTCTTGCTTTCGGAGCAGTATTTCcggtacacacacataccaggACAACGACGAGTGGGACGAGGACGAATTTTTCCACCAGCTCCGAACAGCTTTAAAACGACTTTAAACTACACTTTGTTCCAAAATCTTGAAGCAAATTGCTTTCCAATTTCTTCTCCGTACTAATTTTAAACCCTTCACCCCCGCTTTCAAGTGTCGCATCGGAATGTTTGTGTCAGAAACTTTTCTCGCATCATTACTCAAAACCCGCAAGACGGTAAAACACTTCCTTTAGTGCTGCTGAAATCGAACGACACAGTCCCCGGCACATCGAAACGGGATGTGGGCGATTTTCGCTTACTCAGCTAAAATGCTTTCCATTCGACCATATCCTTCGCACCCCCGCAGCTCACAGCAAACTTCCATTCCGAGCAGTTTATTTAACTTGCTCATCATCGATATTTTCCATCGCGTTGGTTTTTGCGGGTAGGGGAAAACCCTTCTGTCCCGAAACGCGCCAACGAATGCGTTTAGGCTCACGCCCGAGGTAGGACACAATCGATAGTTACAGTTTCGAATGGACTATTTTTAACGTTCGCTGCTAAACGGACCGGGGGATTCGATGAAACTATCGCAAAAGAAAGCTGCGCACCGGCACGGAAGGATGTAGTCAGCGAAGAAATGTTTTAGATGTTTTTTGTGcgctacgaaaaaaaagggttctcgGTAAGATGGGCTAGCTGGCTAACCGATTCCGATGAAATGGACTGAAAGGAAATCGATTTCCAGTCCCATTTTTTtgctcgtgtgcgtgtgtatgtgacgCCGTTAACTTGGAGCCGCGCAGGGAAGATCCAAAAGATTGTCACTTATTTATGTTAGACGAAGGAATTGAATCAGATAACCCAAAGACCCATTTCGAGGCACACTCATGTATTTAAGAATATTCGAACACAGATGATCGTTTTCGGCATCGGTAATCAAATCTACCGGCTGAAATTGATTTCATCCACTACTTATGAATAGATTTGTTATGATTTGATTACGAACGCTTGAGATAGCACCGTGTGCCGTTGCCATTGTACTCAATCACCGGAAGaagggaaacttttcaaaaccaATCTTGTGAATGTGTCTTCTTGGAAAAAACGGCGTTACTCGGTAGGGTTGGGTAGATAACAATCCTAAATAGTAGCTTATTTCGATTTACTTAACAAAATTCATCGAAAATAGATAACTTCCTCTGGCAAACCGTGTGGGTATGGGATAGACTACAACTGGCAGATTCCATCAGAGTGTCTAGGTAATTGAGTCATCTCCTGCTCGACACCTGCAGAGAGATTAGAGTGGAAGAGAGTGAATCCAAAGCAAACAGTAAGGGACGTTTGTTCGTTACTAACTAGACCATTTTATCTGTTGTTGGTAGCAGCGTGGTGCGTCTTATCATGCATCAAATCGTTCAACTATCGTCCGGTCTCTTATCTGTAAATAGTGGATGGCCCTGGGATTAAGCAGCTACCGAGAAGCCGTATGAATGCAGCTTCCCGGGGAAGTTGCAACAGTCGTTTAAATAAGCACAACCTAGACCCGTCCAGCATCAGTAACGAAACGACCCAGCCTACAGCAAGTCATTTGGGATCTGGATTGCAACCGTAACAGTAACAACCGCGTGCAGTATGGACTTTGTTTTCCGAGCATTCTTTTTGCAGTTCCTGCTATTCGTAAGTGTTCGCGGCGGTGTGACTGCGTTAGCGCTTTGAACTATAGACAGTTTCTGCTGCTCTCTGCCTACTTGCTACAGGGACTGCTGGTGACACACGTACGACCGCAAACCGGAGGAACCGACTGCCATGGCAAGGACTACCTGTGTCTGGACGATGTTCGATTTCAACTTTGTGTAGATTATGGTGATGGGAAACCGACGACCGTTAACGATGAGGTGCAGGTCTGCCCGCAGGGAACGTTCTGTAGCAACAGTGGACACTTCGAGTGTGACTCGTTCGTGCCACCGTCAACCACGGCGGAACCTCACGTTAATGTGGATGATGACGGTAAGATTGGCTTGTGAAGTTTAATTTGTTGATGTACAATACTTTGAGTTTGATTTCAATTCTTAGCTACAGCACAGCCAGAAACGGAAGAAAACGCTACGAATGCGCCAGAAGTAGAGGTAGAAGATGCTACCCTGCCTGAAACGGATGCGCCTGCAAGCAACCCTGCTACAGAAAGCACCAACGATGAAGCTACACCAGCAAACCCCGAAGCAAGTGGTCCACTCGAACCGGTCGAAGAAGAAGTCGCGGTGGTAGAAGATGAGCCTGCGCAAGAATCTTCAACCGCCGCCGTTGAAGCGGAGACTAACGAAGTTCCGGAAGATGAAGGTGCAGTTCCATCGGAAGGTACCGAATTACCGGAACAGACGGAAACGACCGTAGCATCGACGGAGACGGTCCCAGCGCAACCCACGGAGGAATCAACATCGGCCCCCGAAGAAGAAACGGTCGAAGCAACGACTGCACAATCAAACAATCCGGAAGGTGAAGAATCTCCCGTAGAAACGACACTGGCACCAGTTGAACCGGAACTAACCAATCCACCGGCAGAGGAATCCACGACTTCAGCTCCCGTAGAAACAACGGTTGCACCGGCGACCGAACAAGAACCAGCTGCAACGGATGCTCCCCAAGCAGAAGTTAGCGAAAACACGGAATCGGTTGTAACGACCGAAGAGGCCGTTGTTTCGGAATCGAATCCAACGACTGAGGTTTCAGAAAACACAGAAGCGGTAGAGCAATCTTCCACGGATGCTGCTGAAGTCGTCACGACGGAAGAAAGTTTGCCATCGGAACAATCAACGGAGGGTGTTGCAACTGAGACCGAAGAGTCGCAAGACTCATCAACGGCCGCCTCAGCATCTGAAGTGCCTGAGCAGCAGGAAGAAACGGAAGCACCTGTAGAAAATGGTAGCGAAGCTCCCGAGACAACTGATGGGCCACAAACGGAGGAACAGGAAGgtaccgaaaccgaaacttCTGAGCCTTCGGTCGATCCAGAAGTGACAGAATCAACTTCCGAGCCAGAGGCTTCCGTATCCACCACTGTAAGCTCCGAACCATCAACGGAAACCGAAGCTCCAGATACCCCTGAGGAACCAGAAACTTCCGAATCGAGCAGTGTCAGTGAGGAACCTTCTGagacaaccaccaccaccactaccaccaccactgtcCCTTCAACTTCTAGCCCCGAAGAAAACTCGTCTTCCGACCCTAACACCAGCGAGTCCGGTTCCAACGAAGGATCCTCTGCCCAGGACTCCACGGAAGCCCCGTCCGCTGAATCCGGTTCCGAATCGAACGAAAGCAACCCAACGGTACCGCAAGCTCCCGGTTCCAGTTCATTCGTGTGCCCTGCCGCAGGTCGCTTTGCAAACCCTACCGACTGTCACAAGTACTACGTCTGCTTCTGGCTACCGTTCGGACTGTACAGCCTCGAGCAGAATTGTCTGGCGGGATACGCGTACAACCCGACGCTGGAACGGTGTACTGCCGACCAGAGCGTTTGCTTCCCGGGAGAGTTTACGTGCATGGGACCGGGTCGCTTCCCGGATCCAACCGATCCGACCCAGTATTTCTGGTGCGTGTGGAACATGTTCGGTGGCTACCTGCAGTACAAGATGCAGTGTCCGTTGGGCCAGGTGTTCAACCCGTTCCGTGGTCGTTGTGCGTTTGTCGTAGCGGGACGTGCGCTTCCGCTGCCGGATTTGTTGGAAGAGGAAGAAGGCGTTGCAGTTGCTGAGGAATCGACTCAAGCGGATAGTGCCGTTGTGGAGCCAGTTCAACCAGCGGAACCTGCGGTGGCACCGGTCGAAGAACAACCGAAGTTGAAGGTAAAGTTCACATGCCTGGAAGAGGGTACGTTTGCCGATCCAAACAACTGTGGCCGTTATTTCGTGTGCACCTTGAAGAAGCTGGACAAGTTCAAGAAGAGCAAGTTCAAGTGCGCTGCTGGAGAACGCTTCGATCCGCTGGTGAGCATGTGCGTTGCGGACGAGGATGCTCTATGTGAGTAAATGCTAGGCAAAAGAATCTCAAGCTAATGGCTAGTTAGAAGAGGCAGTGTATCAGAAATCGCATTGTACGTGAATAAACTATTTAtcgataaattttcatttctggCAAGTTAGAAACCACTGACCAGTAGGCTGTTTTGGGGACAATCATGAGCTCAGTTGATGACACAGATAGGGTGTGAAAGGGTTGTCAAATTAGTGAAGACTCTTCCGTAAATGATACAATTcaatcaacaacagcaacccaTTGCAACTGTTCGTAACTAAATTAATCGATTATCTCCACAAAACGCAAGAGTCCTTCAGACACTCTATCTCACTCCAATTTTACCCGTAATGATTGTGTGCGTAATGGCAAACATTAATTTTCCGCCACATTTACGTCTGATGTAGCCGGATGTTAGCCTGAGGTTTCCTGTGCGTGTTAGATAAAAGTGataaaacttcaaacaatCTAATCCGCCAGATTCACCCAACCATCCTAAACCAGCCCAAACAGGGATGGTGTGATAAAAGTGCACTTGCAAATGACACTGCAATTGCAATCACTCACCCGGAAGTGTTACGCTGCGCAGCGAGTGTACTCACGGGTGCGATTGTTGTAGTACggggtgaaagaaaaaaaaggactgcGAGGACCGGATTTTCCCACGCGTTAGAAGTTTaccggggtgtgtgtgtgtgtgtgtgcaaatatGCTGGCGTATGTCAAACAGAACCTGGTGGCAACGGCAGTGGTGGCACCAAGCGGCAatggataaatatttgatgaagcgtgtttttaattaattttaatggaaacaaaataacCTCAATCTATCGCATGACAATTATtggtgtgcgagtgtgtgagtgagcgtaggtttctcttttttttgttccgatGTTTGTTCGGTTTTCCGTTCcggagtgtgtgtatgtgtgtgtttatgtattttataAATGTTGTTTGGCTGTAGTGACTCGTTTTGTGCTTATGTTTTCACACGGTTTTATCACTGTTATTATAATTCGTTTTCTGATGGACATATTACCTTTTATCATCACACATTTCTAGTTTTTGAAGCCTACTTTTTgtcattttcttctctcttagTAAGTGTTTGGAAATACAACACATTTAATAATTATATTCAcattgcacacaaaaacacacacaaaacacattgttttttaaaaattaaacaaacaacgatGACCTGACATTTATATCCGTTTTTCCCTAACAATGCCAGCACGCAACCCATTAAAGACCGGTAAACACTGGTCACTTCCCCGTTTGCATTCAGCAAGCTGCACGATAGCACGATGCTTACTGTACTGTTATCATCATACCCGCAAGCTACACACCAAACGAGCAAAGGGATGCTTGCTGATTGTCCCCGACACCTTCGGGAAATTCGAAAACTCCACCACCAACGAACCGAATCGCATGTGCCATCAAATCAACTACCCCGAGTCTGCCgccctccccctccccacaCACTGCCCTTTATCACCCTTCGGCTGTACtttggtggaaaaacaaaatccaatcAAAACATCATAATTCGCGCCCCGCCAGATCCATCTCGGGGTTTGTCTAGATTGGGATTGTTTTTCTCGGGGTATGAAACTGCGTGGAAACTCTAGCCCGAAGGTTATGGCTTGTGGATTTATAATCCCACATTTGGGTAGCGCTCTCCGTCCCGTGGTGGGATCTCTCTGAGATCTCTGATGAACTTTAGAGCAAGGATTGAAAGAAAGAATTTCGGCTGTGAGTGGCGCTACACAGCAGCGCACGTGTAGTACAGCAAAAATCTCGCTTTGTTTGTTGGGTGTTGGTGGGTAACCTTGCCCGAGCTTATAAGGGATCAACGGAAAGGGACGCTTGTGGCGACCTAGCGCCCGAACGAACAATGCGAAACacaaatgttaaataaatcattcaaacTTTGGCGACGGTGAAATTCAATTACGATACATCTCGGGGATAGGAAAGAAATCGCACACACGAGCTCACGAATGCTGTGCTCCTATGTGAAGGTTTAATCCAATCGCACAGTGGGTTGGGCTGTGAGCTCTTGGTAAGCATTcgtaaaatttttgtttgatttcatGTAAAAAGTAAATGAAGTGCTGAACAATAATCGCTCGTAAAATAGCTATGTGCTTTCATCAAGAAACGTGCTGGTGAATTGCATATCTTTTCGAGATTTCGAAATAACCGCCGTAGCTTATGCAATTTGTTTGACATGTTTTTAGCTGCTATTTTGAGGAAATTCAGTATTCAatgtgttacatttttttctgtttttaatagGAAATTtaaagcgaaaaaataaaaagatcaataaaatattgagcTAAATTATGCCACCAAACACGTGGGATGATTTCGATGGAAATATATTCAATCATACGCTATATCTCATTGCTTCCTCACTGTGTGCACTGCCATAGTCATGGCAATGCGAaattctttcccatttttcgtTCTACGGGGCCCTTCCCCTTCCCCCTCACCCTTGGCACGAGTCAAGGAAAGGATTCCTGCAGggtgtgttttctttcaccACAACTTCATACAAAATCCCCTGGATGATGCTAGTTACGCTGGAGCAACCGACCGAGCATCGCCATCCTCTGTGTGTTTTCATATCCCATAACCAGAGAAATATGATTTGcccaaacgaacgaaaatcGGTGGTTCTTTGTTCGGTTGGTGAAACCATGGGACCATGTCTTACTGGGGAAAAAGGGTACAAGCataaaatcaaattgaaaGTCGACGGTAAAACGAACCGAAATCCCTACCGTACGAAGTAAAAATATTCACTCGCCTAAGCTTGCTCGCTTACATGCGCCAACCATTTAAGCCTTCCCACGAACATGctgcttttggtttttttttgtgttccgaacttggaattgaaaataattaaggATATGGCGGCCATCCTCCGCGGACTACTATCATCGTTTCATTGTAAATTCATACGATGACGTCTGATGCGTCTAACGTTTTGCTGAGCTGAGTTggttttttccccgtttccaTAACGAAAAGCTTGACCTTTGCAAAGAACAGTTTGTCATATTTGAATGCTTTTCTCAAGATAAACATGAATCCGATGGTGTTTCTGCCTTCACagcttttttctccttgttcTTCTCCTGTTATTTTACGATCAATACGCAGGGATGTGTGCTTGCGTCAGCAATACCATTTTATCATCGAAAAGCCAGCTGCCAGTCGCGGGACTGGGCTCGAAGGCTTTCGGCCGAGCAGCAGGACGCAAAGCAAAAGCTGTTCGCTCTGCCAAAGCAAACACCCGACCCGACAACATGCCCCAAACCTGAGCAAAAGGAGACCGGGAACAGAAGAAGTGACAGCACATCGCGGCGCAAAGTGGAACAACAAATAGACGGATTTGCttagcacacacgcacacgctcgcTCTGAGGCTTGGAAGTCAACAATGCATTGAAGACGCTTCCGAATGCGGTCACGGGCTTGAACCGCTGGGTGGtgggtatttatttttcgcccTGTTCGCTGTTTTCTTGTCTCTTGTTCATCCTGATCGTGCTTCTTTAGAATTCGCACGCGTGGATAGTACTTATAGGGGCGCTGTGCGTTGGTTTGTGGCCGGGAGGTATTCTGTGTCTTTTCCTGGAAGCAGGACACAATCATCCGGCACCACCTTAGCGACGGAGCTTGATTAGAAACGCATTCGAACGCTTTCCCAACGTTCCCGGGATATGTCCGCCAATCATCCGTAGACTCCCCCGAAATGGACCGACCGGAGCGGAAGCGGAAACGGATACataaacggaagaaaaacctATCTTTCCCTGGGTTGCGGTGCCCACCGGTACaaggaatgaaataaaagaatGAAGTAAAAAATGATACATACATGGGACGTCACTCGTACAAGTGATACGAGCAGGACGTCGTGAAGTGTGCCCGCCGGGCGAAAGGCATTGTATGCGGCATTGTGTGCttcattgtttgttttgtgagtgCCTCTCAAATTCAGCGATGTGTAACTGAAATTGGATTATGTTGAAGGACCGCCCCGTCCCCGATACGCCCACCCAGTTTCCGGTGGCCCACCCGACTGACCCGCTTTCCGAACGCTGAATAATGCATGGGCTGGGAGtatgaaaatataattttatttcctcccctttcaacacacacacacacatgtgcggGAAACGGCTTACTAACTGAACGAGTTTTCCCGGACAGAAAACGTTCGTTCGAAGCCGCTGAAACAGGGCTTTGGGTTGTTTTTGCGAGATTGTTACTGCGGAACGGTACAGCGAATGGGAGGGGTGGAAAACCGCAAAATTTGTCACATTTGCCACGTTTCGACCGAGGGCACTTACGTGCCTCACCATCATCTCCTTTTGCCCGTCGAAAGCAAAAGTTTGATGAGCTTTGGAGCCGGGAGCAACACttcggtggaaaagttttgctaccgaaaggtgtgtcgtttatttggcgTTCTTAATGCTTCCTGGTAAATTTGCCTCCTAGCAGAAAGTTTGGCTGTAAAACCGGACCGGAGATGATCGTTATTTCACCGGATCGGTATGAATCTGATAGAATTCTAACCGATTTGCGTGGCGCGTGTTTGTGCGTTGTGTCGAAGGGAAGTTTTCTAGGAAGCAATGGCGTAATGTGTTATAAAACGTGCATCACAGGCTCAATTATTCATATTTTGACGGGTGGAAAATTATTCCGCTTATATGTAAAACGGTACGAACGGGTTTTACATCGCAAATGGTAGTGAAATGATGTTTTAAGAATTGATTTGGCGCCCACATGTATGGAATTAGAAGATTATTTGAGATTTACTCGATGAAACGAAGCGAACAGATTATTGATTTCATTTCGGGATTTATACTTAAAatagaattgttttaaaatttcgtaTTTATTTCTCTTCCGTAAAATATGTAGCCCTAATATCCACAACTTCGTCGATGTGATTGCCTTTCGGGTTCGCATCATATTCCCAGAACAAATCGCACGACCCGTTGTAAAACTTTAACCTCTCCCCGACAGGAAAAGATCTATCCGCTGCGCACTTAACCGCTTCGGATCCGAAACATCAACCTTATTCAATTTCAGTCATTAGGCTAAATGAAACGGTTTTGACATGCGGTTGACCGGATGCGGCCGCTTTTAGCTACGACCGGAATGGAACGTGCTAAACGTTCGCTTGCCCTAGCTGGTAGGCGGAAAATGAAATCCAGGACACGCTCGTATCATTTTATCGGAACGAAATTGCTTCCATCAATCAAATTATACCTGGAGTGATCCAGGGGAATCATCATAAATTAAACCCGAAAAACGAAATTACTGCCACTGCGTGGTTGCCCAGGACATCGACACGTCCTTGGACACACAGCGACCTTACTTTTAGATCATATGTTTCCCATCGAGAACAATTTCGTCTTAAAGAAAACTGAGTACGCCAAAAATGGTGTCTTTCTCGGTTgatttcgggttttttttttgctgttaccCACATTTTGAACTTatttggggaaaaaaagctaaaagctCACTATATGAGCAACGCAACGCGATGGATTTTCTTGCTAAACTCATCCTTCAGTCCAGTGCAACGATGAGAAATGACCATACGTGAACAAATGGCAACAGGGGTGCGACAACACCCAACGTGGCCCAGAACACATCCAGAGAAGCCAGCACAGTTCAGCTCACAACCGGAAAACAAGCAGACCGGCAAATATGTTTATGTTGCCAATATACACGCTCGTAAATATTTTCGTACGATTTTCCGTCCGGCACGCTGGAATGGCCGCATTTTCCCCCTTTATTTTCCACTACGGCCACCCTATATTGGGTCACAAGGGGAATGAACCcaggagttttattttttgggagGATGAGAGGGttagttggttggttggtttggtttgcttcGGTTAGTTAGTACGATATAAAATGAACTGCTTTCGTATAAGGGGTGAGAATTTCTGCGGTGTATTGCGTATCGGCCAACCAGTGAAAACGCACGAAAAACTCTACCATTGGGTGTAAAACCCAACAGCCACCGGCTGGGTACGTGGAAAAACTTCCCGGAAATGCGATGCAATCTCGAGATAAAACAACGGAACCGATGCTATACTGCCGGACGGATCCTAGTGGAAGCGGAATCGGAGTAATCCACTTCGCTTCCTTCGCACACAGCAAGAGAGCATTAACATAAATTTGCTGTCTAGATTTTCGCACTTCGACATCCAACATGCCACCATGCGGATGCCGTTCGGGTCGATCTCAACTGAAGTTTGTCGGTGAAGCATGGCCAGGATTTCAGCGTACCGTGCAAGATTTGTGCAAtcgttcgtcgtcgtcgtcgtcgttgccaGTGTTGTCGCAGTCATCGATAGCTTGCTGTCTATCGGGGGTTTTGGTGGACATTCACGCCGGGTCAGCACTTTAGGGAGGCTTCAGCTTCATTTTCACGCCGAAATAGCATCCCAAGATGCCGTTCGATTCGATCGTTTTCTCCAATGTCCATGTTTTCCTATTTCGCAGACGGCTTTACGATTTTGGCTCCCGCACGAGGGCAACGAAAAAAGGtcctttattttattcacattTTCACTTTATGAATTCGTTTCCTTCCGTGCGAAAAGATATTCTGCCTTCCACCACCTCCACTGGACCGGGGATCCTTTTCTGT
This genomic window from Anopheles maculipalpis chromosome 2RL, idAnoMacuDA_375_x, whole genome shotgun sequence contains:
- the LOC126557200 gene encoding mucin-5AC-like, with the translated sequence MDFVFRAFFLQFLLFGLLVTHVRPQTGGTDCHGKDYLCLDDVRFQLCVDYGDGKPTTVNDEVQVCPQGTFCSNSGHFECDSFVPPSTTAEPHVNVDDDATAQPETEENATNAPEVEVEDATLPETDAPASNPATESTNDEATPANPEASGPLEPVEEEVAVVEDEPAQESSTAAVEAETNEVPEDEGAVPSEGTELPEQTETTVASTETVPAQPTEESTSAPEEETVEATTAQSNNPEGEESPVETTLAPVEPELTNPPAEESTTSAPVETTVAPATEQEPAATDAPQAEVSENTESVVTTEEAVVSESNPTTEVSENTEAVEQSSTDAAEVVTTEESLPSEQSTEGVATETEESQDSSTAASASEVPEQQEETEAPVENGSEAPETTDGPQTEEQEGTETETSEPSVDPEVTESTSEPEASVSTTVSSEPSTETEAPDTPEEPETSESSSVSEEPSETTTTTTTTTTVPSTSSPEENSSSDPNTSESGSNEGSSAQDSTEAPSAESGSESNESNPTVPQAPGSSSFVCPAAGRFANPTDCHKYYVCFWLPFGLYSLEQNCLAGYAYNPTLERCTADQSVCFPGEFTCMGPGRFPDPTDPTQYFWCVWNMFGGYLQYKMQCPLGQVFNPFRGRCAFVVAGRALPLPDLLEEEEGVAVAEESTQADSAVVEPVQPAEPAVAPVEEQPKLKVKFTCLEEGTFADPNNCGRYFVCTLKKLDKFKKSKFKCAAGERFDPLVSMCVADEDALCE